One Desulfolucanica intricata genomic region harbors:
- a CDS encoding FeoA family protein has translation MTLDKIKRGQSCKIISIPSSDIRAQAIRLGIVEGEVISCAEIIPAGPIIIRKNKQEIAFGRMLASQINIALN, from the coding sequence ATGACATTAGATAAGATTAAAAGAGGACAAAGTTGTAAAATTATTTCGATTCCCAGTTCAGATATTCGTGCCCAGGCTATTCGTTTAGGAATTGTTGAAGGTGAAGTAATTAGCTGTGCTGAGATAATACCTGCCGGGCCGATTATAATTAGAAAAAACAAACAGGAAATTGCCTTCGGTAGAATGTTAGCCAGTCAAATTAACATTGCTTTAAACTAA